The following are from one region of the Hyla sarda isolate aHylSar1 chromosome 6, aHylSar1.hap1, whole genome shotgun sequence genome:
- the LOC130275513 gene encoding DNA-directed RNA polymerase II subunit RPB1-like, translated as MFCVHYLIHIFGVPIDTPLSSSVTHVHSSTPLYHHCTPLYPSVIHVYYSALLCHPRTLIYTPNTSLSPMYTTLSPPTPPFTHLHPSITHIHSSKPLCHPCTHLYIPNTPLSPMYTLLSPRTPLFHPLRPPVTHVHYSTILCHPCTLLYTPNTPLSPMYTPLSPLTPLFHPLRPPVTHAYSSVTHLHSSTLLCHPCTLLYTPLTPMYTPLHSSVTMYTPLCSPITHVHSFTHPTPLSPMYTPLSPSTPPVTHVHPSITHVHSSKPLCHPFTLLDTPATHVHLSATFLLANFGMFLISVPEIWLCYI; from the coding sequence ATGTTTTGTGTGCACTATTTGATACACATTTTCGGCGTTCCCAttgacactcctctaagctcctccgtcacccatgtacactcctctacacccctctatcaccattgtacacccctttacccttctgttatccatgtatactactctgcgctactctgtcacccacgtacactaatctacacccccaacacctctctgtcaccaatgtacaccactctgtcaccccctacgccgcctttcacccatttacacccatctatcactcatatacactcctctaaaccactctgccacccatgtacacatctctacatccccaacacccctctgtcacctatgtacacccttctatcaccccgtacacccctctttcaccccctacgtccccctgtcacccatgtacactactctacgatcctctgtcacccttgtacactcctctacacccccaacacccctctgtcacctatgtacacccctctatcaccccttacacccctctttcaccccctacgtccccctgtcacccatgcatactcctctgttacccatttacactcctctacgctgctctgtcacccatgtacactcctctacacccctctcacacccatgtacactcctctacactcctctgttaccatgtacactcctctatgctcccctatcacccatgtacactcctttacacacccaacacctctgtcacccatgtacacccctctgtcaccctctacgcccccagtcacccatgtacacccatctatcacccatgtacactcctctaaaccactctgccacccatttacactcctcgacactcctgctacccatgttcacctttctgctacctttttactcgccaactttggaatgttcctaatctctgtacctgagatatggttgtgttatatataa